From Oncorhynchus mykiss isolate Arlee chromosome 6, USDA_OmykA_1.1, whole genome shotgun sequence, the proteins below share one genomic window:
- the LOC110526432 gene encoding probable ribosome biogenesis protein RLP24 has translation MRIEKCYFCSGPVYPGHGTMFVRNDCKTFRFCKSKCLKNFKKKRNPRKTRWTKAFRKASGKELTVDNCLEFEKRRNVAVKYQRELWSKTVEAMRKVEGIKRKRQAQFIFNRLKKGKQLEKEEAISEVKKNIHLIKAPHAGKTKVMEEKMVQKLQDVEMGDD, from the exons ATGCGAATTGAAAAATGTTACTTTTGTTCGGGACCTGTGTATCCCGGGCACGGTACGATGTTTGTGCGGAACGATTGcaag ACGTTCAGGTTTTGTAAATCAAAATGCCTCAAAAACTTCAAGAAGAAGCGTAATCCAAGAAAGACCAGATGGACCAAGGCTTTCAGGAAAGCATCGGGCAAGGAATTGACAGTG GATAACTGCTTGGAGTTCGAGAAGCGCAGAAATGTGGCCGTCAAGTACCAGAGGGAATTGTGGAGCAAGACAG TGGAGGCAATGAGGAAGGTGGAAGGAATAAAACGGAAACGACAGGCACAGTTCATCTTCAACAG ACTGAAGAAGGGCAAGCAGTTGGAAAAGGAGGAAGCCATCAGCGAAGTGAAGAAGAACATTCACCTCATCAAAGCCCCACATGCAG GCAAAACCAAGGTTATGGAGGAGAAGATGGTGCAGAAGTTACAAGATGTGGAAATGGGTGACGATTAG
- the LOC110526430 gene encoding ras-related protein Rab-27A, translated as MSDGDYDYLIKFLALGDSGVGKTSFLYQYTDKKFNSKFITTVGIDFREKRVVYKSNGPEGAAGRGQRIHVQLWDTAGQERFRSLTTAFFRDAMGFLLLFDLTNEQSFLNVRNWMSQLQMHAYCENPDVVLCGNKCDLQEQRAVREDEARELAEKYGIPYFETSAANGQFVSQAVDVLLDLIMKRMERCVDKSWIPDGTVRSNGHSGHTDITEPKTQEKGKCAC; from the exons ATGTCTGATGGGGACTATGATTACCTCATCAAATTCCTAGCCCTTGGTGATTCTGGAGTGGGGAAAACCAGCTTTCTGTACCAGTACACAGACAAAAAGTTTAACTCCAAATTCATCACTACAGTGGGCATTGATTTCAGAGAAAAACGAGTG gtATACAAATCAAATGGTCCAGAAGGGGCAGCAGGCAGAGGACAGAGGATTCATGTTCAGCTGTGGGACACGGCAGGGCAGGAGAG GTTTCGGAGTTTGACAACAGCTTTCTTCCGAGATGCGATgggcttcctcctcctctttgaccTCACCAATGAGCAGAGTTTCCTTAATGTCAGAAATTGGATGA GTCAATTACAGATGCATGCTTACTGCGAGAATCCAGATGTTGTTCTCTGTGGCAACAAGTGTGACCTACAGGAGCAGAGGGCAGTCCGTGAAGATGAGGCCCGTGAGTTGGCAGAGAAGTATGG AATCCCTTACTTTGAGACAAGTGCAGCTAACGGGCAGTTTGTTAGCCAGGCTGTGGATGTCCTGCTGGACCTCATCATGAAGAGGATGGAGCGCTGTGTGGACAAGTCCTGGATCCCTGATGGAACCGTGCGATCCAACGGACACAGTGGTCACACAGACATCACAGAGCCCAAGACCCAGGAGAAGGGCAAATGTGCTTGTTAG
- the LOC110526434 gene encoding conserved oligomeric Golgi complex subunit 4, with product MAESSPIAVKRCDSACVYAVSMEAISALTELDDLERVYQQLCTEEKKVETELEKLVGQQGNIDTKMLALQRMGPNLQLIGGDASQLSGMITFTCSLAENVSSKVRQLDLAKTRLYKVIQRADDILDLKFCTDGVQTALHNEDYEQAAAHIHRYLSLDQSVIELSRQGEESSAVDASLAMLQEAEQRLKVLVADRLDEAVTRGDLAQVERFFKIFPLLGLHEQGLARFGQYLCSQLASKADENLLLAVGGELGERRAALVFADTLTLLLEGIARVVETHQPIVETYYGPGYLYTLITHLQQECDRQAQKVVDKFIQQRDYHNKFQIVQSSMMKSVPTERIEPRELDPVLLEVTLMNARSELYLRFLRRRMMADFEVGDATATPGIVQEHKHNVEKLLKHCMLGQLMQELIGYYIPMEEYYMRETVSKAVAMDTYEKGQLTSSMVDDCFYIVKKCISRALSSSSIDCLCAMINHSTSVLESDFREVLYNKLRQGFPATTLQDIQRGVSSAVSLMQSSLQQGKFNNLGIDSAEVAKAAFLVTLNNVEVCSENITTLKRNLESDCSKLFTQGAGSGEQAKIDSCLSDLVNTSSKFKDLLQEGLTELNTTAIKPQVKPWISSFLSISHSIEEEEFNEYEANDPWVQQLIVNLEQLMAEFKAGLSSVIYDTLTSLMTSLVSMEMEKTVLKCTFSRLGGLQFDKELRSLVAYLTTVTTWTIRDKFARLTQMATILNLERVTEILDYWGPNSGPLTWRLTPAEVRQVLALRIDFRSEDIKRLRL from the exons ATGGCCGAGAGCAGCCCCATAGCAGTGAAGCGATGCGATTCTGCATGTGTATATGCCGTGAGCATGGAGGCTATCTCAGCTCTGACGGAGCTGGATGATCTGGAGCGGGTCTACCAGCAACTCTGCACCGAGGAG AAAAAGGTGGAGACTGAGCTGGAGAAGTTGGTTGGGCAGCAGGGGAACATTGACACCAAGATGCTCGCTCTTCAAAGgatggg GCCCAACCTGCAGCTGATAGGAGGAGATGCCAGTCAGCTGTCTGGCATGATTACCTTCACCTGCAGCCTGGCAGAGAATGTCAGCAGCAAAGTCCGCCAGCTAGACCTGGCGAAG ACCCGGCTTTATAAGGTTATCCAGCGGGCTGATGACATCCTGGACCTGAAGTTCTGTACAGACGGCGTTCAGACGGCGCTACACAATGAGGACTATGAACAGGCTGCTGCCCACATCCACCGCTACCTTTCTCTCGACCAATCAGTCATTGAGCTAAGTCGCCAAGGAGAAGAGA GCAGTGCTGTGGACGCTAGCCTGGCCATGCTTCAAGAGGCAGAGCAGCGATTGAAAGTCCTGGTTGCggacagactggatgaggctgttaCCAGGGGTGATCTGGCGCAGGTGGAAAGATTCTTTAAAATCTTCCCTCTGCTTGGCCTCCACGAGCAAGGCCTGGCTCGCTTTGGCCAGTACCTCTGCAGCCAG ctggcctCTAAAGCAGATGAGAACCTGCTCTTGGCTGTGGGAGGagagctgggagagaggagagctgccCTGGTCTTTGCTGACACCCTGACTCTGCTGCTGGAGG GCATAGCTCGTGTTGTGGAGACCCACCAGCCCATCGTAGAGACGTACTACGGTCCAGGCTACCTGTATACTCTCATCACTCACCTGCAGCAGGAGTGTGACCGACAAGCCCAGAAAGTAGTTGACAAGTTCATCCAACAGAGAGACTACCACAACAAG TTTCAGATCGTCCAGAGCAGCATGATGAAGAGTGTGCCCACTGAGAGGATTGAACCCAG ggagctGGATCCTGTATTACTGGAAGTCACTCTGATGAATGCCAGGTCGGAGCTTTACTTAAGATTCCTGCGCCGTCGCATGATGGCTGACTTCGAGGTTGGGGATGCTACGGCAACACCTGGCATCGTCCAAG AGCACAAGCATAATGTGGAGAAACTGCTGAAACACTGCATGCTGGGCCAGCTCATGCAGGAGCTGATTGGCTACTACATTCCAATGGAGGAGTACTACATGAGGGAGACCGTCAGCAAG GCTGTAGCTATGGATACATATGAGAAGGGTCAGCTGACATCCAGCATGGTGGATGACTGTTTCTACATTGTGAAGAAGTGCATCAGCAGAGCTCTGTCCAGCTCCAGCATTGACTGTCTGTGTGCCATGATCAACCACTCAACCTCAGTGCTAGAGTCTGACTTCAG ggaggtgttgtataataaGCTGAGGCAGGGCTTCCCTGCGACCACGCTGCAGGACATCCAGCGTGGGGTGAGCAGTGCAGTGAGTCTGATGCAGAGCAGCCTGCAGCAGGGCAAGTTCAACAACCTGGGCATTGACAGCGCAGAGGTCGCCAAGGCTGCCTTCCTG GTGACTCTGAATAACGTGGAGGTGTGTAGTGAGAACATCACCACTCTGAAGAGGAACCTGGAG agcGATTGCTCCAAGTTGTTCACTCAGGGGGCGGGATCAGGAGAGCAAGCTAAGATTGACAGCTGTCTGTCAGACCTCGTCAACACGTCCAGCAAGTTCAAGGATCTCTTGCAG GAGGGCCTGACGGAGCTGAACACCACAGCCATCAAGCCTCAGGTCAAACCGTGGATCAGCAGCTTCCTGTCCATCTCACACAGCATAGAGGag GAGGAGTTTAATGAGTACGAGGCCAATGACCCCTGGGTCCAGCAGCTCATCGTCAACCTCGAGCAGCTCATGGCAGAGTTCAAG gCGGGGCTCTCTTCAGTTATCTACGACACACTGACCAGCCTCATGACCAGTTTGGTCTCCATGGAGATGGAGAAGACCGTCCTGAAGTGCACCTTCAGCAGG CTGGGAGGGCTTCAGTTTGATAAGGAGCTGCGTTCTCTGGTGGCCTACCTCACTACTGTCACCACCTGGACTATTAGGGACAAGTTTGCTCGGCTCACTCAGATGGCCACCATCCTCAACCTGGAGCGG GTAACAGAGATCCTGGATTACTGGGGCCCGAACTCTGGTCCTCTAACTTGGCGTCTCACTCCAGCGGAGGTCCGGCAGGTTCTGGCACTCCGCATCGATTTCCGCAGTGAGGACATCAAGAGGCTCCGCCTCTAA